TGCTCCATCTCGTCACCTTCTAGCAGATATGTAACATTCATATGAAGGTGGGAGGATACATAGCACCCCCTTTTCATATGGCCATTTACACAAAGAGTTTCTAAAGAAAATATCTCTTCCATGACTGGTGTTATGGATACAATGCCTGTTTCTTCTCTTGCCTCTTTTATAGCAACTTTAAGCAAATCACTTTCTCCATCGGCATGCCCGCCAGTCCAGGCCCAACTGTCATAAAGATTATGGTAGACCATTAAAACCTTCGTTCGTTCCTTATTGACAATCCAGGCCGAGCTTGTTATATGCGCAATCTCATTATCCCGTAATAAGCAGTTGTCATACAGCCCGATAAAATTCAGTATACCGCGCTTATCCTTTTCTTCCTGCTCATTCCATGGCTTATAAGCATCGATTCTTTGATACAGGCTTTTCTCCATCTTATCTCTTCACTTTCCAAGGCATATGATTAGTTGTTTTTACCCTATTTTTATGATATTATAAAAACAAAACCAACAGGTTTCCCGTGAAAAACCAACCTTTCACTTTCATTTACTATAAAGTACTATATCTTACTTTTTATGTCAAGTTATTTGTTTTTGGCACATCCTGTATTTAATTTGTAAGCAATTTATTTCTCTAAAGGCATATATTAGAGGTAATCATGTAAATAAAAAGCAATTTCACCATCCTGATTGTTACGTACACCCAAGCGTACAAAAGGGAGTTTATGTTGGTATTACTTTTTATGTGTGTAAGTGCAACCAGAGTATGCACTAGGCACACAGATTGGAGTTAACATGCAATCGTGTGAACTTGTTACATTTGTCACTGCTGTAGCCTGTACTATGTCCCAATGTTACAGCGAAGACGAATTGGCTGTAATTGCAGCCGTATTCACTCAACTAGGGGATACCCTTACGACTATTTTAGCTCAGGAACAACTATGTAGTGATGACAAAGCTTCCAATAAATCCACAGCCCCCCTTACCTAACTATAAAAAACTGGCTATTGAACATAAAACGAACTCTATGACTTTCGTTTACTTCTTTGAAAGTTATAGAGTTCGTTTACTTAACTTTAGTATGCTAAAACCTCGTACCCTTCTTCTGTTACCAGAACCATGATTTCCCACTGGGCGGAGGGAGAACCGTCTTGAGTAAACACGGTCCAGTCGTCTGTATCATCTATAAATATATCCGCACTTCCTATATTTACCATAGGCTCTATGGTAAATATCATTCCCGGTACCAGCAACATATCGGTTCCTCTTTTACCAGTATAGCCAACCCAGGGTTCTTCATGGAATTCAAGTCCGACACCATGACCGCCAATTTCTTTTACAACCGTATAACCATTTTTCTGTGCATGTTCATGTACTGCCTGGCTCATATCACCTAGAAACCCCCATGGTCTTACCTGTTCCAAACCAAGTTCAATACATTCCTTTACTACTTCAACCAGTTTCTTTTTATCCTCATTCACTTCGCCAATACAAAACATCCTGGAAGAATCAGAAAAATACTCCTTATAGATAGTCGACACATCAACATTAACAATGTCTCCATCTTTTAGTATAACCTCCTCGGAAGGGATTCCATGACAAACTTGATTATTTATAGATGTACATACACTTTTAGGGTAGCCGTTATATCCTAGCGTAGCCGGAATACCACCTAATTCGGTGGTTTTCTCATTAACCAAACGATTTATTTCTTCGGTAGACATACCAGCTCTTATGTTATCTGCCACATAGTCAAGCACAGCAATATTTATCTTACAGCTTTCTTTTATACCTTCTATCTGTTCTTGATTTTTTATTATCTTCCTGGGGGGGATTATATGCCCCTTTCTTTCGAACTCTGAAAGCTTATCATCAAAGGCTGCATGGCAGAATTTATATTTCTTACCACTGCCACACCAGCATGCATCATTTTTACCAATCTTCTTTTCCATTGCCTATCCACCCATTTCTTTCATAATATTCTACTTCTACCTGCGTACCGGCAAATGTAACGGCTTTAAATAAAGCTTTATCACTGTCGGTCCTTTTCTGTATTGGAATGGTGTACAATTATAGGCTTTTACAAATGCCCTGGTAAATGCCTCCTGTGAAGAAAATCCATACTTTAAAGCAATGTCCAGGAAACGATACTTGGTATTCTTTACTTCGATAGCAGCAAGACTAAGTTTTCTTTTTGCTATGTATTGTTTCATTGTAATACCCACTGTTTCATGGAATTTTGCAGAACAGTAATACGGTGAATATCCTATATAACCGGATAATTCCGTAAGCGTAGGATTCTCTGTTATATTGTTTTCAATCCATTCCACCATAGATTCAATAACCTGAACTGACAAAGTAACCACTCCTTCCCTGGTATTATAACATCAATCATAAAATAATATTTGATATCACTTGCAATGTTTTTGACTTTTGCAAAAGGTTTACTTCTTACTTTTTAATTGTATTATGGCAGATTACCTTACAAATAGCAATACAGAGGTTAATAGATCTCTCGTTCCATACTTCCGATTCTTCCAAACCCTTCTCCTATACCAAAGCTACGAATAAAAAAGAGATCGTCCTCCGAGGGCTCTCGCTGGTAAGTATCTTTATACAAAGCCTTAGCTTCCTCCATATTTTTAGCCCTTCCTGCTATGTCTGCCCCCATTTTAAGACTATCATAATACTCCACCATTTCAGCTCTGGTACAAATGGATTCATGAGAACATACATAATAATCCGCCTCATACTCTAAAATTAGGTCAAACATAGGAAACATAGTTTCCTGATTGTAATAATTATATCCCTTACTCGTATGCCCATATGCACAGTCTCCTAAGAAGACCGTTTTTTCTTCCGGTACATATACAATTGTAGAATCACAGGTGTGAGAACTTTGCACCTGTCTTACCTGACAGGTGATACCGCCTAAGTCAATTAACAATTCACCCGAATATATGAGGTCTAAACCAACGGGTTTGAAACTATCTCTGTTGTCAATCTCTGATTTTATACAGTCTATGCCGTGTTGTGTAAAATAGTGATTTGCTGCCTTTTCTAAAGACGTATTATCGTAACTTAATTGCCTGTACGCTTTTAATTTTTCATTGCTTATGGCATTGCCAATAGCCGGCACCTGCCATTCTGTCAGACCAAACGAATGATCCCAGTGGTAATGAGTGATTACAATATAAGTTACCTCCGGTAAGTTGTATTTTATAAGCTCCTTCTTTAGCTCTCTGGCATGCTTCGGGGAATTACCGGCATCAATTACTAAGCAGCCTTTGTCACCTACCACAACACCTAGTACCGGTCTTTCCTTTTGGTTATCGTTCCTCATATAATATATACGTTCTGTGACTTTCTCTAACTTAAATCTTCTCCTATCTAATATAAGCAGTTAAATTAAATGGTTATTAACAACTTAACCTAATTTATATCAGAATGCCACCTCATTGTTTGTAGAGAAACAAGTATAGGGAATCCATTTCTTCCAGATATTTTATATCAGCAGAATCAACCACACTTCTTTATGATTTCTACATGATTGGCATGAATAAATGCATATGATGTCTTAAGAAAATCTTCCATATTCACTCTTCTTTGGTACAAATTCATGATATGCTCCATTAAGGGCTTATCTAATATATTTTCAGTATAAAATTGTGAATATGCTTTTTGGGGATAAGACAAAAGTTTTTTTATAATAGGTTCATTTTTTCACTACTTTATTTTCAATAATTGAGTAGTCATCAGATATTTTTATAACTTCTTTTAGTTCTAGTAGTAATCCAAATGTCGGAAACACAAATAGAAAAATGTTTCCATACAATTAAGATTTCTGGTCTTATCACATTTTCTACAGGAAGTATTGGAGTTGGTTCCAAAAATATTTCCGATATCATCACCTTGCTTTTCCTTGATTTCTTTCAAACTGCGGTACCAGTAATATACCGTCTCACTCGCACCATTCATTCACATTCGGACAGCTGAGTTTTCTGTTTTGAATTTTGCTTCTCCATAATACCATGGAATCTGTTTTACTCATAAGAATTTCCTCCCTGTTGTACCATAGGGAAGAATACCATTTTTAGTGGGTTATGGAAAAACTCCTTCTTTTGATGCACTTACGGTACATAGAACAATATATAAAGAATCACTGCGTCAATATGTAGTTGTAATGGTTCAATATAGGCTCAAACAGATGGGGGTATACGTGAAAACATTACTAGTTGGAAATGGAGTAGATATTCAGATTTTGGGCACGAATATTTACCATCTAATATAATGAGATTAGACGATTTAGTGCGTAATCTTTTTTGGAAAATGGTCGATTATTTAAATATTCTATTCTAACATGCAGAAATACTTACTAAAAAATAGAATAATTGTAAATCCACCATTATTCCCCAGGTCGTTAAGAAACGCAAGTTGTATATATCAGGAATCGACTACATGTATGTAAAAGATATGACTACTAGGCAGACTTCTTTTACCCTTATGAAAATATAATTTTCAGGTTTCACAGAGCTTCATTCTGATATTACGTATAAACTATTTTAATTTCAGTGGCTGAAACTTAAAGATGTAGATGACACCATTTGTGGATATATCTAATATTTTTCAATTTCTGTCGAGTCTACAATTTTTTTATAGTAGTGTAATAATTTGTTACTGCGAAAAGTTAAAATATATTCCTTTTCAGGAATTATTGTAATATATATTTTTTTAGGACACCTAAATTTTGTACCATCAGAAGAATAAAGATAATAATTTTCATTCACTTTTTGCTTTTGACTAATATAACTTTGTGTATAATATATTGTTTCATTTCTATTATAAGCAAAAACAAGTAAATTAATAACTAATATGATTAGTATAGATTTTATTAATCTCGATTTTTTATTCGATTTTTCTTTAATAATAATAATGACACCAATAACAAATAAGATAATGGGTAGTATAAATGTAAATGCTAAAAATATGTCGTAAGATTTTGTATTTATAACTGTAGTAGGTATGTTTATATAATCATAATTATAGATAAATAGCCAAGATAGCAATAATAAAATACCGCAAGGAACTATTACTATTTTTGCAATTATTAATATTTTTTTTATTATATCCCCCCCTCTCAAAATTTCTATAGTTTTAAAATAGCACTAATTACCTCCTAATCTTATGGTAGACCGGACCAATTGCTTAACATCTTTAGAAACTATTATTCTATATTAAATAAAATAATTGTGATAATTATTAATCTAGGATTTCTTTCTTTAATGTTATTATTTTTATGATATTAATAATACCATAAGCAAGCAGAAACTGCAAATAATGGAATTTTTTCTATCTCTTTTCTACTGAACACAAAAATAATACTTAACTGTTAATAAGTATAGCTTTAAGCAGTAACGCTTTTGCATAGCAAAGTCTCATATCTTATAACAATGATATGAGACTTTTATGTAATCATCAATTCCAAGTAGTCGAAAATGTTTTAGATATTGCTAATGTATCAACCGTAGCCGCTCCAGAAGCAGAGATGCCAAGTCCAGATGAATCAATTGTTAAAGATATGGTTGGTACTATAGTATTATGCCCATATTTTCCAAATGCTTGAGTGCTCGTAGGAGCTGTTACTCCATCTTTTACTCTAAGTTTTACATAAGCATAACCTCTATTGTTATAAGGTACTGGAGACTCCATTTTTAAATCAATATCTCCAATTATGTTAGCTGCATTTAATTCACGTGCATCGTAATTATTATCTACTACACGAGTCCATGTATTATATCCAGTAAAATTATACCAATTATTAACGAAACCATATGCTCCATCAACTACCTGGAATTTTGAACTATCCCATGTAATTCCAATCTGGTCTGTTAAATACCACATGATATGTTTTTCCCAATCGTAGTTAAGAGTAACCCATAAAATTTTATACCCATTTTCTTTGTAAGTTGTGCCTGTAAAAGTTAAACGCAAATCTGCAGAAGGTATAGTACCATAAGGAATAATCTGATTCTTGGATATTGTTGATTCCATATCACCACTAACTGTAGTAGAACCAGCATATCTAGAATCTGGATGGCTAATAATTTCATTTTTAACTTCATCACACATAGTACTAATTACATCGGCTGGATATCCTTTTCTTTCTAGTTGCTTATCCACACTAAGTGTTGCTGATGCACTAACTGGCATAACAAATAGAGATGCCAGTACGATGCAAGTCATAATAATACTTATAACTTTTGTTTTCATTAAAATTCTCCTTTTAAGTATTTATTTCACATATCATAATTATGACATTTTATACCATATTTTGGTAAATGTCAACAGTTGTTTCCTCCGTTATTACATGTTTCCTCCGTTATTACATGATTATCCAAATAACACATTTTATAGTATGCGAGTATGCGAAATAATATTATACAACGTGGAATGAAAAGATTCTTATTTAATTTTATTTACATTGCTCCTCCATTGCCTCCTACTATGCTACTTTCTATCAAAATCGGAATACACTTCCTTCTCACTCTATTTTCAAATTCCATTACCATCAGTCTTTAAATGGCTCTTATAAAAATAGTTTTCATTGATATAAAACATTTATTAAGTTCTGATAATGATAATCCCATCCGAACTGCATCATTTCTTGGAAACAAAGGCATCTTTGATTGTAAGAAATGAAAAAAAGGAGTATTACAGAAGAACTTCTATGGAACGTTCTAACAAGTGTGAGCAGATGATTATCTTTACAGATGTGGATAAGTACCACTACACTATGATGTAGTCTATCTCCCCTATAGTGTCATAATACTTCGATATCTTAACACATGAGAAATGCCCTCAGTTCTATGTATCATTTAGCAACATGTCGGCTTACTTATAACAGGTAACTATGATTTTCCTCATTTATTTTAAAACCTACTTTTTGATACAAGGTTATCGCTGATTTATTGTCAGCGGACACACACAGGGTTAAATCTTCAGCAGCGTTATCGTGTAGCATCTCCGCAATTGCGCGGGACAATAAGGAGGATGCGATACCTTGGTTACGGTAATCCTTATCAACCCCTAAAAACTCAATGTAAGGATCAGCAACATTATAAAAAATATAACCTA
The nucleotide sequence above comes from Anaerocolumna cellulosilytica. Encoded proteins:
- a CDS encoding NUDIX hydrolase translates to MEKSLYQRIDAYKPWNEQEEKDKRGILNFIGLYDNCLLRDNEIAHITSSAWIVNKERTKVLMVYHNLYDSWAWTGGHADGESDLLKVAIKEAREETGIVSITPVMEEIFSLETLCVNGHMKRGCYVSSHLHMNVTYLLEGDEMEQLKVKADENSGVQWVKMNECIAITSEVWMRDIYDKLNQKLSLYER
- a CDS encoding DUF6774 domain-containing protein, producing the protein MQSCELVTFVTAVACTMSQCYSEDELAVIAAVFTQLGDTLTTILAQEQLCSDDKASNKSTAPLT
- a CDS encoding methionyl aminopeptidase, which produces MEKKIGKNDACWCGSGKKYKFCHAAFDDKLSEFERKGHIIPPRKIIKNQEQIEGIKESCKINIAVLDYVADNIRAGMSTEEINRLVNEKTTELGGIPATLGYNGYPKSVCTSINNQVCHGIPSEEVILKDGDIVNVDVSTIYKEYFSDSSRMFCIGEVNEDKKKLVEVVKECIELGLEQVRPWGFLGDMSQAVHEHAQKNGYTVVKEIGGHGVGLEFHEEPWVGYTGKRGTDMLLVPGMIFTIEPMVNIGSADIFIDDTDDWTVFTQDGSPSAQWEIMVLVTEEGYEVLAY
- a CDS encoding helix-turn-helix transcriptional regulator; its protein translation is MSVQVIESMVEWIENNITENPTLTELSGYIGYSPYYCSAKFHETVGITMKQYIAKRKLSLAAIEVKNTKYRFLDIALKYGFSSQEAFTRAFVKAYNCTPFQYRKGPTVIKLYLKPLHLPVRR
- a CDS encoding MBL fold metallo-hydrolase codes for the protein MRNDNQKERPVLGVVVGDKGCLVIDAGNSPKHARELKKELIKYNLPEVTYIVITHYHWDHSFGLTEWQVPAIGNAISNEKLKAYRQLSYDNTSLEKAANHYFTQHGIDCIKSEIDNRDSFKPVGLDLIYSGELLIDLGGITCQVRQVQSSHTCDSTIVYVPEEKTVFLGDCAYGHTSKGYNYYNQETMFPMFDLILEYEADYYVCSHESICTRAEMVEYYDSLKMGADIAGRAKNMEEAKALYKDTYQREPSEDDLFFIRSFGIGEGFGRIGSMEREIY